A region from the Lysobacter antibioticus genome encodes:
- a CDS encoding MBL fold metallo-hydrolase — translation MSTSARFWPMVSIALLVDIPLYKLVELQRRPSPNTTALLETILMTRTYRSALVVAFLAGTMLAGCSEPKPAATATPTPAPATPSAPQPASNPDVLRFRIGTLDAAALKDGDIEAANDGKTFAIGQPADEVNALLAAAGAPTDVLHLSIQPLLVRSGARILLFDTGAADAAFARAGRLPASLRAAGVEPSQVTDIFISHQHHDHVGGLLTREGALAFPNAAIHLSTPEWESLKADRDAAALVAAITPKVAAFQPGAAIVPGVVTAVSVDGHTPGHSAYEIASGDERLLYLGDTAHHHVISVQRPEWTVQYDMNAPLAQASRRALLQRAADGKLRVYSVHFPFPGLGHIKAQGDNFVWEPEQDTAR, via the coding sequence ATGTCGACAAGCGCCCGCTTCTGGCCGATGGTGAGTATCGCCTTGTTGGTCGACATCCCCCTGTATAAGCTCGTCGAGCTGCAGCGCCGGCCATCGCCAAACACCACTGCCCTCCTCGAGACTATCTTGATGACTCGCACCTACCGTTCTGCATTGGTCGTCGCATTCCTGGCCGGCACGATGCTCGCCGGATGTTCGGAGCCCAAGCCCGCCGCGACCGCCACGCCCACCCCGGCTCCGGCCACACCCTCGGCACCGCAGCCAGCGAGCAACCCCGACGTGCTGCGCTTCCGCATCGGCACGCTCGACGCCGCCGCACTGAAAGACGGCGACATCGAAGCCGCCAACGACGGCAAGACCTTCGCCATCGGCCAGCCCGCCGATGAAGTGAACGCATTGCTTGCCGCCGCGGGTGCGCCGACGGATGTACTGCACCTCAGCATCCAGCCTTTGCTGGTCCGCAGCGGCGCACGCATCTTGCTGTTCGACACCGGCGCGGCGGATGCTGCGTTCGCGCGCGCCGGGCGCTTGCCCGCTTCGCTGCGCGCGGCCGGTGTCGAGCCCTCGCAGGTCACCGATATCTTCATCTCGCACCAGCACCACGATCACGTGGGCGGCTTGCTTACGCGCGAAGGCGCGCTGGCCTTCCCCAACGCGGCCATCCACCTCTCGACGCCCGAATGGGAGTCCCTGAAGGCCGACCGCGACGCCGCCGCGCTGGTCGCCGCGATCACGCCGAAGGTAGCGGCCTTCCAGCCCGGTGCGGCGATCGTTCCCGGCGTGGTCACCGCCGTGTCCGTTGACGGACACACACCCGGGCACAGCGCTTACGAGATCGCATCCGGCGACGAGCGCCTGCTCTACCTGGGCGATACCGCGCATCACCACGTGATCTCGGTGCAGCGCCCGGAGTGGACGGTGCAGTACGACATGAACGCACCGCTGGCCCAGGCCAGCCGCCGCGCGCTCCTGCAACGTGCCGCCGACGGAAAGCTGCGCGTCTACTCGGTTCATTTCCCCTTCCCCGGACTGGGGCACATCAAGGCCCAGGGCGACAACTTCGTTTGGGAGCCCGAGCAGGACACCGCTCGCTGA
- a CDS encoding DUF6228 family protein — translation METSDFTIRSVSTDKELRFFDPIDYSFRVELRGASIHAVQEVHCPLGASELTQFFSRLAAHERPWSGSERYTSLEGDFSLAATCSSLGQVTLTIVIHGPFGASEEWQVRSQLGVELGQLRGIAAAANRFFRSMADA, via the coding sequence ATGGAAACATCGGATTTCACGATCAGATCGGTGTCGACCGACAAGGAGCTTCGGTTCTTTGACCCAATTGATTACTCGTTCCGGGTGGAGCTTCGCGGCGCGTCGATCCATGCCGTCCAGGAAGTCCATTGCCCTCTCGGCGCATCCGAGTTGACCCAGTTCTTCTCGCGTCTGGCCGCCCATGAGCGCCCTTGGTCCGGGAGCGAGCGATATACCTCGTTGGAGGGCGATTTCTCGCTCGCTGCCACCTGCTCATCGCTCGGACAAGTAACGCTCACGATCGTCATCCACGGCCCCTTCGGAGCGTCCGAAGAATGGCAAGTACGAAGCCAGCTTGGGGTGGAACTGGGGCAGCTGCGTGGAATCGCGGCGGCCGCGAATCGCTTCTTTCGCTCCATGGCAGACGCTTGA
- a CDS encoding YcxB family protein — translation MDPLSPFELTLAYSLTLWERIRASAWLVTQRWLTAVFAGIWVVAGASLVGLYLFKGVPLTPTVWLAALACILFMPLMLVITALLLHFNKRAREPFTYRFDDYGVHVSAVSYEYTHKWAAISHAKRLGGFLMLFFAPGCAHCLPLRVAGKPEIYKHLLELAKQHNVKIESGT, via the coding sequence ATGGATCCGTTGTCGCCTTTTGAATTAACGCTCGCCTACTCGCTTACCCTTTGGGAGCGAATTCGAGCATCGGCATGGCTGGTTACGCAACGTTGGCTGACTGCCGTATTCGCCGGCATCTGGGTCGTGGCCGGAGCTTCGCTGGTCGGCCTGTACCTGTTCAAGGGCGTCCCTCTTACGCCGACGGTCTGGCTCGCCGCACTCGCGTGCATCCTCTTTATGCCGCTGATGCTGGTCATCACTGCCCTTCTGCTCCATTTCAATAAACGCGCGCGCGAACCCTTCACCTACAGGTTCGATGACTACGGCGTACATGTTTCCGCGGTGTCCTACGAGTACACGCACAAGTGGGCGGCCATTTCCCATGCCAAGCGCCTGGGCGGCTTCCTGATGCTGTTCTTTGCCCCGGGCTGCGCTCACTGCCTGCCGCTGCGAGTGGCAGGCAAACCGGAGATATACAAGCACTTGCTTGAGCTGGCGAAGCAGCACAACGTAAAAATCGAATCCGGCACCTAG